One Castanea sativa cultivar Marrone di Chiusa Pesio chromosome 4, ASM4071231v1 DNA window includes the following coding sequences:
- the LOC142632790 gene encoding uncharacterized protein LOC142632790, translating into MASNSPQTSSSISQCELTPMEDPRSPFFLHHGESPGAILVPQPLTEDNYPTWARAMKMALDAKSKFGFIDGSITASMAVTPLEKKAWSKCNSMISSWILNCVSPHITASVIYRDTALEVWNALKNRFSQANGPRISQLQKQISTVMQGDSTVTTYFTGLQASWDQLLNFRPLPCCSCGKCTCGVNDKITTLQHQDSLMQFLNRLNDAYSQVQTQILMMEPTPSIDKAFSLVIQEERQRSLGFNLGSSVESA; encoded by the coding sequence ATGGCGTCCAATTCTCCACAAACTTCATCTTCAATCTCACAATGTGAGCTCACACCAATGGAGGATCCTCGTAGCCCGTTCTTCTTGCATCATGGTGAATCACCTGGTGCAATCTTGGTTCCACAACCATTAACAGAGGACAACTATCCTACCTGGGCTCGCGCGATGAAGATGGCTCTGGATGCTAAGAGCAAATTTGGTTTTATTGATGGATCAATTACTGCTTCAATGGCAGTTACTCCTTTGGAGAAGAAGGCATGGTCTAAGTGTAACTCAATGATTTCCTCTTGGATTTTGAATTGCGTTTCACCTCATATTACTGCGAGCGTGATTTATAGGGACACAGCTCTTGAGGTTTGGAATGCACTTAAGAATCGTTTTTCTCAAGCTAATGGACCACGAATTTCACAGCTACAGAAGCAAATTTCTACTGTGATGCAAGGTGATTCAACTGTTACTACCTATTTCACAGGGCTTCAAGCTTCGTGGGACCAATTGCTGAACTTCAGGCCTTTGCCTTGCTGTTCTTGTGGCAAATGCACTTGTGGTGTGAATGACAAGATTACTACTCTTCAGCATCAAGATTCACTCATGCAGTTTCTCAATAGGTTGAATGATGCTTATTCTCAAGTGCAAACTCAGATTCTCATGATGGAACCTACTCCCTCAATAGATAAGGCTTTTTCTTTGGTTATTCAAGAAGAGAGGCAAAGATCCTTGGGTTTCAATCTTGGCTCATCAGTTGAATCGGCTTAG